Within the Pseudomonas mendocina genome, the region CAACTGGCCGATGCGCTGGCGATAGAGCAGGTCGTTCAGGCAGTGGTCGGCCTTGGACACCATCAGCACCACCTTGGCGCGATAGCCTGGCGGGGTCAGCTCGACCTGCATGCCGAATGGCGCCAGCCGCTCGGCCACACCGGCGCGGAACGCTGCCTCGTCGAAATCCTGCGGCTGGCGGAACTCGACGCGGATGAAGAAGCGCGAGGACAGCCGGTCATCGAACGAATGGTGCTCGGTGACGTAGCAGCGCTGCTCGAACAGAAAGCGCGTCACCGCATCCACGGTACCGAGCACGCTCGGACAGTGGGCGGTAAGAATCCAGGTGTCGGGGGTGCGGCTCATGCTCGGGCCCTCGGAGGCATTCGTGGGAGGGGCTTTAGCCGCGACAGGCGTTGGCCACGAGTAAAGTCGCGGCTAAAGCGGATGCCGCCCAGCCCTTCCCACAAGATCTATGCTGGCGTCAGGCCTCGACCGCCAACCCATACTCGGCGCTGGCATCCTGCAGCCATAGCCAGAAGTAGTCGGAGAAACTGCGGCGGACCAGAAGCTCCCAGGTGCCTTCGCCAGTGTGGCGAATCACCAGTTGCGACTTGGCAAACACCGTGCCGACCGCCTTGCCCACCGGGAAGTTGCTCGGATGCACGTCGTAGCTGCTGGACTTCATCAGCAGTTCGCGCACCTTGGGGCCGCGCAGTTCGAGCAGGGTCTGCCCACCGCTGACGTTGACCACCGAAATGTGCTGACCATCCAGGGCCTCGCGCAGCTTACGCTCGACCTCGAACTCGGTACCGCCAGGCACGATCAGCAGCCACTCGTCCGGGCCCAGCCACTGCAGCGAGGTATCGCCGTTGGCGACCAGGGTGAGCGCCACTGGCAGCTCGAGACCCAGGGCCTTGTGCACACCGCCGGCGAAGTTGGCATCGTCGGCGTCGCCACGCAGGACCAGATGGCCCAGCAGCTTCTTCTCGCGCAGGGTCACTCCGGCGCCCTTGCGGCCCTTGCCGGCCAGCTCGTGCAGGCCGGCGTGGTGCAGCGGCGATTGCCCGGCGATGTCGTCGGGGCGTTGCTTGTAGACATTGACGTTAGACATTCTGGCGATCCCCTTTCGGGTCATAGAACACGGGGCTGACGATTTCGGCTTCGATCACGCTGCCATCGGCCAGCGGCGCGAACACACGCTCGCCGATGCGCGACAGGCCACCTCTGACCAGGGCCATGGCGAAGCTGTAACCCATGGCTGCGCTCATGTAGCTCGAGGTGACGTGACCGACCATGGTCATTGGAATCGACTGCTTGGGATCGAACACCAGCTGCGCGCCCTCCGGCAGGACCTTGTTCGGGTCCAGCGGCTTGAGGCCGATCAGCTGCTTGCGGTTTTCCTTCAGGCAGTCCTCGCGGTTCATGCCGCGCCAGCCGATCCAGGAGAACGGCTTGGTACGGCCAACGCACCAGCCCATGCCCAGGTCGTCCGGGGTGACCGAACCGTCGGTGTCCTGGCCGACGATGATGAAGCCCTTCTCGGCGCGCAACACGTGCATGGTCTCGGTGCCATAAGGCGTCAGGCCATGCTTCTTGCCAGCCTCGATGATCTTCTCCCACACGCCCAGGGCGTAGTCGGCCTGCACGTTGACTTCGTAGGAGAGCTCACCGGTAAAGGAGATGCGGAACACGCGGGCCGGCACGCCGCCGACCTTGCCTTCCTTCCAGCTCATGAACGGGAAGGCGTCCTTGTCCAGATCGATGTCGGTGACTTCGGCCAGCAGCTTGCGGCTGTTGGGGCCGGACAGGGTCATGGTCGCCCAGTGGTCGGTGACCGAGGTGAAGTACACCTTCAGCTCCGGCCATTCGGTCTGGTGGTAAATCTCCAGCCACTCCATCACGCGCCCGGCGCCGCCGGTGGTGGTGGTCATGACGAAATGGTTGTCGGCCAGACAGGCGGTGACGCCGTCGTCGAAGACCATGCCGTCTTCCTTGCACATCAGGCCGTAGCGAGCCTTGCCCACGTCCAGCTTGGTCCAGGCGTTGGTGTACACGCGGTTGAGGAACTCGCGCGCATCCGGGCCCTGGATATCGATCTTGCCCAGAGTCGAGGCGTCGAGGATGCCCACTGCGTTACGCACGGCCAGGCACTCACGAGCGACGGCGGCGTGCAGGTCTTCGCCGTTTTTCGGGAAGTACCAGGGACGCTTCCACTGACCGACGTCCTCGAACTCGGCGCCGTTCTCCAAGTGCCACTTCTGCATGGCGGTGTAGCGCTTGGGCTCGAACAGCTCGCCGCAGTGACGGCCGGCGATGGCGCCGAAGGTCACCGGGGTGTAGTTCGGGCGGAACATGGTGGTGCCCATCTCGGCGATGCTGATGCCCATCGACTTGGCGGCGATGGCCAGGCCGTTGATGTTGCCCAGCTTGCCCTGGTCGGTGCCGAAGCCCAGTGCGGTGTAGCGTTTGACGTGCTCGACCGACTCGAAGCCTTCACGGGTGGCCAGCTCGATACCGGCGGCGGTGACGTCGTTCTGCTGGTCGACGAACTGCTTCGGCGCACGCGAGGTGCCCTTGTCGTGCGGCACCTGGAACAGCGCGACCGAGGCTTCCTCGATGCGCTTCTCGGCCTTCGGCAGGCTGCCGGTCACGGCCTTGAAGCCCACTTCGGCAGCCGCCTTGGCGCCGGCTTCGAAACCATCGGCGAGACTGTCGCCGAGACCGAACACACCGTTCACGGCACCGGCGCAGTGACGCTTCTGGAAGCCTTCTCCCGGGACGAACGCGAGGATGTCTTCACGCCAGATCGGACGGCCGCCAAGATGCGAAGCCAGGTGTACCACCGGGCTGTAACCGCCCGAGCTGACGATCAGATCGCAGTCGACCACTTCACCCGGGCTGGTGACCTTGTGCTTGGCCAGATCGATGGCGCAGATGCGCGCACCAGTGACGCGCTTGCTGCCGCGCGCCTCGACCACGGCGCTGCCGGTGAGTACGCGCACGCCACGCCGGCGCGCTTCTTCGACCCAGCTGCCGCGCGGATTGCTGCGCGCGTCGGCCACGGCCACCACCTGGCGACCGGCGTCGAGCCAGTCGAGCACCACGCGGTAGGCGTAATCGTTGTTGGTCGACAGCACCAGCTTCTGGCCGGGC harbors:
- a CDS encoding sarcosine oxidase subunit gamma, whose product is MSNVNVYKQRPDDIAGQSPLHHAGLHELAGKGRKGAGVTLREKKLLGHLVLRGDADDANFAGGVHKALGLELPVALTLVANGDTSLQWLGPDEWLLIVPGGTEFEVERKLREALDGQHISVVNVSGGQTLLELRGPKVRELLMKSSSYDVHPSNFPVGKAVGTVFAKSQLVIRHTGEGTWELLVRRSFSDYFWLWLQDASAEYGLAVEA
- a CDS encoding sarcosine oxidase subunit alpha produces the protein MSQVNRLSQGGRIDRSQPLTFSFNGQTYQGYAGDTLAAALLANGVDVIGRSFKYSRPRGIVAAGAEEPNAVLQIGSSEAAQIPNVRATQQALYANLTATSTNGWPSVNTDLMGILGKVGGGMMPPGFYYKTFMYPQNLWLTYEKYIRKAAGLGRSPKENDPDIYDYMNQHCDVLVVGAGPAGLAAALAAGRSGARVILADEQEEFGGSLLSTREMLDGKPAADWAAKAIAELQTMPEVTLLPRATVNGYHDHNFLTIHQRLTDHLGEVAPMGQPRQRMHRVRAGRVVLATGAHERPLVYANNDVPGNMLADAVSTYVRRYGVAPGQKLVLSTNNDYAYRVVLDWLDAGRQVVAVADARSNPRGSWVEEARRRGVRVLTGSAVVEARGSKRVTGARICAIDLAKHKVTSPGEVVDCDLIVSSGGYSPVVHLASHLGGRPIWREDILAFVPGEGFQKRHCAGAVNGVFGLGDSLADGFEAGAKAAAEVGFKAVTGSLPKAEKRIEEASVALFQVPHDKGTSRAPKQFVDQQNDVTAAGIELATREGFESVEHVKRYTALGFGTDQGKLGNINGLAIAAKSMGISIAEMGTTMFRPNYTPVTFGAIAGRHCGELFEPKRYTAMQKWHLENGAEFEDVGQWKRPWYFPKNGEDLHAAVARECLAVRNAVGILDASTLGKIDIQGPDAREFLNRVYTNAWTKLDVGKARYGLMCKEDGMVFDDGVTACLADNHFVMTTTTGGAGRVMEWLEIYHQTEWPELKVYFTSVTDHWATMTLSGPNSRKLLAEVTDIDLDKDAFPFMSWKEGKVGGVPARVFRISFTGELSYEVNVQADYALGVWEKIIEAGKKHGLTPYGTETMHVLRAEKGFIIVGQDTDGSVTPDDLGMGWCVGRTKPFSWIGWRGMNREDCLKENRKQLIGLKPLDPNKVLPEGAQLVFDPKQSIPMTMVGHVTSSYMSAAMGYSFAMALVRGGLSRIGERVFAPLADGSVIEAEIVSPVFYDPKGDRQNV